A window of Vibrio ishigakensis contains these coding sequences:
- a CDS encoding acyltransferase, giving the protein MSTNKIASFELGRVIAIFAVITIHCQLFVTYPLLGGEAWFGHIINQLCRFAVPFFFLLTGFLIQPKLKTDPINTAINYCKPILLIWMVWSLIYLAAPFNLATLMSDGYLAERDKYWGFLMQTPLNSFLEGGLVHLWYLMSLIIGILIIAIMQKLGLEKALIPLSIVLFLYGVLAGSYAVLTDLEAPFLTRNGPFLSLIMICLGGWIRENNIKISAKAAFIMMAVGALFHLAEAYLLSGHGMDFRLNDFLFATPIWALGFFFYLLAKPNLGNHPIVFKLAKMTLGIYVSHLLFTIYMNNLAGMLGLEFFAKDMLVWSGTIVMAVLFTWGIGKTPLAKILLR; this is encoded by the coding sequence ATCGCCATTTTTGCGGTGATCACCATACACTGCCAACTATTTGTCACTTACCCACTATTGGGCGGTGAGGCCTGGTTTGGACATATTATCAATCAGCTGTGTCGCTTTGCTGTACCTTTCTTCTTTCTACTAACTGGGTTCTTGATTCAGCCTAAGCTCAAAACTGATCCGATTAACACCGCCATTAACTACTGCAAGCCAATACTGCTGATCTGGATGGTATGGAGTCTTATCTATCTTGCAGCGCCGTTTAATCTAGCAACCCTAATGAGTGATGGTTATCTAGCTGAGCGAGATAAGTACTGGGGCTTTCTGATGCAAACCCCTCTCAATTCATTTCTTGAAGGCGGATTGGTTCACTTGTGGTATTTGATGTCGCTAATAATCGGCATATTGATCATAGCCATCATGCAAAAGCTTGGCCTAGAAAAGGCGCTTATTCCACTATCTATAGTTCTGTTTCTTTATGGTGTACTAGCTGGAAGCTACGCCGTACTGACAGATCTTGAAGCGCCGTTCTTAACCCGAAATGGCCCTTTCCTTAGCCTTATTATGATCTGTTTAGGTGGCTGGATTCGAGAAAACAACATCAAGATCTCGGCTAAGGCTGCATTTATCATGATGGCAGTCGGTGCTCTATTCCACCTTGCTGAAGCCTACCTACTATCAGGCCACGGGATGGACTTCAGATTAAACGATTTCCTATTCGCCACCCCAATCTGGGCACTGGGTTTCTTCTTCTATTTATTAGCTAAGCCAAATCTAGGCAACCATCCGATAGTATTTAAACTCGCCAAAATGACCCTCGGCATATACGTAAGCCACCTGCTGTTCACCATCTACATGAACAACCTGGCTGGTATGTTAGGGCTCGAATTCTTTGCCAAAGATATGCTGGTTTGGAGTGGAACTATAGTGATGGCTGTCTTGTTTACTTGGGGGATTGGGAAAACCCCGCTCGCTAAGATACTGCTGAGATAG
- a CDS encoding AAA family ATPase: MNLQQIFKPKKMAEIVGSMTETEALVDGLWNKGETMMVFAGSGVGKSLFSYNLVEALSTSRGEFLGQVCAVDKTVLYLDGEMSTNSIGSRVDPEMLGEIHRIDYIASEVNEQVIDLTLADHRDYLIEQARSYDIVVLDSVRVLFGLTDENNAESWKSVNKLVVALRAVGCSVLVIHHANKSESEIPVYSGSTNAITVFDRTLAISGQEYK; the protein is encoded by the coding sequence ATGAATCTACAACAAATATTTAAACCGAAGAAGATGGCTGAGATCGTAGGCAGTATGACCGAGACCGAAGCATTGGTTGACGGCTTGTGGAACAAAGGCGAGACAATGATGGTTTTTGCTGGTTCGGGCGTAGGCAAGAGTTTGTTTAGTTACAACTTGGTCGAAGCGCTGAGTACAAGCAGGGGCGAGTTCTTGGGTCAGGTATGCGCGGTAGATAAGACAGTGCTTTATTTGGACGGTGAGATGAGTACCAACTCGATTGGCAGTAGGGTAGACCCTGAGATGCTTGGAGAGATTCATAGGATTGATTACATCGCTTCAGAGGTTAACGAGCAGGTCATAGATTTAACTTTGGCTGACCATCGGGACTACTTGATAGAGCAAGCTAGAAGCTACGACATTGTTGTTTTGGATTCAGTTAGGGTGTTGTTTGGATTGACTGATGAAAACAACGCTGAGAGCTGGAAGAGCGTCAATAAATTAGTTGTTGCTTTACGCGCGGTTGGTTGCTCTGTCTTGGTTATCCACCATGCCAACAAATCAGAATCGGAGATACCGGTGTATTCGGGCAGTACTAACGCGATTACTGTCTTTGATCGTACGTTGGCTATATCGGGTCAGGAGTACAAGTAA
- a CDS encoding recombinase family protein: MAIAYSYRRFSSKAQEQGDSIRRQTELAEQYCLDHQLELSTQTYEDLGVSAWTGSNADEDAGLGQFLLACQQGKIPSQSVLLVESLDRLSREKIKKAMRQLMDITDHVDVVTLIDKRRYTSDMDFSDFIIAGATMQRANEESEVKSKRLSAVWEAKRRDPMNSKKTRKCPFWLDVTDDNMGFVINDKVEIVTKVFELSAQGLGAMKVAKHINAQGFKTARGKMWSHSNISVLLKARTVLGEYQPCKVIDRKVVPQGDPVAGYYPQVITPELFHKVQLSIKERARNVRMGSTSSHRNLIRHNGRCMCGGELHITSKRQGVPYFQCQSRASSKCPHGLFRYDVFLQFVREQIIRPMYFNAWAIDQNSELESKKDALEVQRIAEQKQLDSLLDADLSNSSVMRKVSQLDSNVASLAEEIEKIEQQIAKARLSGSKAHSTQTMLQLIDIADESDSTDRQISARVELSRMLSHFEFELGGEDRRSLITVKHFDKQRQEYSKQSFISAKTPSRAITRDRKLGRLKGIWKLSDFSLTS, translated from the coding sequence ATGGCTATCGCTTATTCTTATCGTCGCTTCAGTTCCAAGGCGCAGGAACAGGGAGATTCAATCCGAAGACAAACTGAACTAGCTGAGCAGTATTGCTTGGATCATCAATTAGAGCTGAGTACACAAACCTACGAGGATTTGGGTGTTAGTGCTTGGACTGGCAGCAATGCGGACGAGGACGCAGGGTTAGGGCAGTTTCTGTTGGCTTGTCAGCAAGGCAAGATTCCTAGTCAAAGCGTTTTGCTGGTGGAAAGTTTAGACCGTCTAAGCCGTGAGAAAATCAAGAAAGCGATGCGCCAATTGATGGATATCACGGATCATGTTGATGTAGTTACATTGATAGATAAACGCCGTTATACATCTGATATGGATTTCTCTGACTTCATTATTGCTGGAGCGACTATGCAACGCGCCAATGAGGAAAGTGAGGTCAAATCCAAGCGTCTTAGCGCTGTTTGGGAGGCTAAACGCAGAGATCCCATGAACTCCAAGAAGACTCGAAAATGCCCATTCTGGCTTGATGTAACCGACGATAACATGGGTTTTGTTATCAACGATAAAGTCGAAATAGTAACAAAGGTATTTGAACTAAGCGCGCAAGGTTTAGGTGCAATGAAAGTAGCTAAACATATCAATGCACAGGGCTTTAAAACGGCTAGAGGCAAGATGTGGAGCCATTCAAATATCTCGGTATTGTTGAAAGCTAGAACGGTTCTTGGTGAGTATCAGCCTTGTAAAGTAATCGATAGAAAGGTCGTTCCTCAGGGCGATCCTGTGGCAGGTTACTATCCCCAAGTCATAACCCCTGAATTATTCCACAAAGTGCAATTGAGTATTAAAGAAAGGGCGCGCAATGTTCGCATGGGAAGCACTAGTTCCCATCGAAATTTGATCAGGCACAATGGGCGTTGTATGTGCGGTGGTGAGCTTCACATTACTTCTAAGAGACAAGGTGTGCCTTACTTTCAATGTCAAAGCAGGGCTAGTTCTAAGTGCCCTCATGGGTTGTTTAGATATGATGTCTTTTTGCAGTTCGTTCGGGAGCAAATTATCAGACCTATGTATTTTAATGCTTGGGCAATAGATCAAAACTCTGAACTAGAGTCAAAAAAAGACGCGCTTGAAGTCCAAAGAATAGCCGAACAAAAACAACTAGATAGCTTATTGGACGCTGATTTATCCAACAGTAGCGTTATGCGCAAAGTAAGTCAGCTGGATAGTAACGTCGCTAGCCTAGCAGAAGAAATAGAGAAGATTGAACAACAAATCGCTAAGGCTAGATTGAGCGGTTCAAAAGCTCATAGCACCCAAACCATGCTTCAGCTAATTGATATAGCAGATGAAAGTGATTCTACGGATAGGCAGATTTCAGCGCGTGTTGAACTGAGTCGTATGCTTAGTCATTTTGAGTTCGAGCTTGGTGGGGAAGACCGTAGATCTTTAATTACAGTAAAGCATTTCGATAAGCAAAGGCAGGAGTATTCAAAGCAGAGTTTCATAAGTGCTAAGACGCCAAGTAGGGCAATAACGCGTGATCGAAAGCTCGGTAGACTGAAGGGTATATGGAAACTAAGCGACTTTTCTCTTACGTCGTAA
- a CDS encoding MipA/OmpV family protein, producing MQKFKPTLLSLSVLSALSPSVFAEETTEAESQEPLYEHVIEEQTWGLAGVVRSASVPYVNALELDDSERVNTFIPMLYFENEHVYVKGLMGGVYLYNPEDSDWNVSALGRLRFVDIPAEIQNEFGADAFDFGLRGEYQYSDEWFAYSELMTEKDGNWHINFGTEGEYFVGDFQIQPHASLRYKSEDFNTQYYGLNAEKVDAGVDAFVGVRASYHVVSNLYLLGAANVQILDNAAYDAAVIDNRVQTEYYLGFGFFNDKDKPRKTELSNKRYFRISHGWGTPSNLGDILAGDIEDDPYNSQITTLFYGHPLTDELFGLPLDIYLTPGFGWHWSHENQASSQEYILAIKAYYTISWPFDWRLGVAEGMSYTSKINSLEKEEFDRKGYEPNNFLNYLDFSIDVNLGSMFNARSMDGVWLGYAIHHRSAIFEKSSQYGRIKGGSNYNTITLTVDF from the coding sequence ATGCAAAAATTTAAGCCAACTCTGCTCAGTTTATCTGTTCTCTCCGCGCTTTCTCCAAGCGTATTTGCAGAAGAAACGACAGAAGCAGAGTCTCAAGAGCCTCTCTACGAGCACGTCATTGAAGAGCAGACTTGGGGTCTTGCCGGCGTGGTTCGTAGCGCCAGTGTTCCTTATGTAAATGCTCTCGAACTAGACGATTCGGAGAGGGTAAACACCTTTATCCCTATGCTCTATTTCGAGAACGAACACGTCTATGTAAAAGGGCTAATGGGGGGTGTTTACCTTTATAACCCAGAAGATAGCGACTGGAATGTGTCCGCACTTGGGCGACTTCGTTTTGTCGACATTCCAGCTGAGATACAAAATGAATTCGGTGCCGACGCTTTTGATTTTGGTTTAAGGGGGGAGTATCAATACTCGGACGAATGGTTTGCGTATTCTGAGCTTATGACCGAAAAAGACGGTAATTGGCATATCAATTTTGGTACCGAAGGTGAGTATTTTGTTGGTGACTTTCAGATCCAACCGCATGCCTCTCTGCGTTATAAGAGTGAAGACTTCAACACTCAATACTATGGGTTGAATGCCGAAAAAGTAGATGCGGGTGTGGATGCTTTTGTGGGGGTGCGTGCCAGCTACCACGTTGTCTCTAACCTTTACCTTCTCGGTGCAGCCAATGTCCAGATACTGGATAACGCGGCTTATGATGCAGCGGTCATCGACAACCGTGTTCAAACGGAATATTACCTTGGCTTCGGTTTCTTTAACGACAAAGACAAACCGCGTAAAACAGAGCTAAGCAATAAGCGTTACTTTAGAATCTCGCACGGTTGGGGCACGCCATCTAACCTAGGGGATATCCTAGCTGGCGACATTGAAGACGATCCATACAACAGTCAGATCACTACACTTTTCTATGGTCATCCTTTGACTGATGAGTTGTTTGGCTTACCTTTGGATATCTATCTAACCCCGGGCTTTGGTTGGCACTGGAGCCACGAAAATCAAGCTTCAAGTCAAGAATATATCCTAGCTATCAAAGCTTATTACACCATATCTTGGCCGTTTGACTGGCGCTTGGGTGTAGCAGAGGGTATGTCTTATACATCGAAGATCAATTCACTGGAGAAAGAAGAATTTGATAGAAAGGGCTATGAGCCAAACAACTTCTTGAACTATCTCGACTTCTCGATAGATGTAAACCTAGGTTCCATGTTTAACGCTCGCTCTATGGACGGCGTATGGCTTGGCTATGCTATCCACCACCGCTCTGCAATCTTTGAAAAGTCCTCGCAATATGGACGAATCAAGGGTGGTTCGAACTACAACACGATAACCTTGACAGTAGACTTCTAA
- a CDS encoding sulfite exporter TauE/SafE family protein: MGLIFLGSFVQTAIGFGLAIVAAPLLFQISVDYVPAPICLVALFISLINSYKHRSDISIGGLKLALYGRIPGSIVGGWLLLYVSASLLSLTLGIFVLIAVLISVLPFRLEPTPRRMFGAGLLSGFMGTSSSIGGPPMALLLQHQDANALRGNLSAFFVFSSIISLIVQIAVGVMSYKHLVMTLPLIPAALLGYWLAIKAVPYLSKVWMRRGALTLCLASGVTAIWQSVHF, encoded by the coding sequence ATGGGATTGATTTTCTTGGGCTCTTTTGTACAAACCGCCATCGGTTTTGGATTAGCTATTGTTGCCGCTCCCTTGCTATTTCAGATCTCTGTGGATTATGTCCCAGCGCCCATCTGTCTAGTGGCGCTGTTTATCTCCCTAATTAACTCTTATAAGCACAGAAGTGATATCTCTATTGGCGGCCTCAAGCTTGCTTTGTACGGGCGCATACCTGGCTCTATCGTGGGTGGTTGGTTACTGCTTTACGTTTCTGCTTCCCTGCTATCTTTGACCCTAGGCATCTTCGTATTGATTGCAGTGCTTATCAGTGTGCTTCCGTTTCGCTTAGAGCCGACCCCGAGGCGTATGTTTGGCGCAGGCTTGCTGTCTGGCTTTATGGGAACAAGCTCCTCTATCGGTGGCCCACCTATGGCGCTGCTGCTTCAGCACCAAGACGCCAATGCACTTAGAGGTAACCTCTCTGCCTTCTTTGTGTTCAGTTCTATTATCTCGCTTATTGTGCAGATAGCGGTAGGAGTGATGTCTTACAAGCACCTAGTGATGACCTTGCCGTTAATCCCAGCAGCTCTACTAGGTTATTGGCTTGCGATAAAAGCGGTGCCATACCTGTCAAAGGTATGGATGCGACGCGGAGCTTTGACCCTGTGTTTAGCCAGTGGAGTGACCGCAATCTGGCAAAGTGTCCATTTTTAA
- a CDS encoding tellurite resistance TerB family protein gives MFNKIQSLFKELLEGEDLSSQAKSEPKLAMAALLCEVSKADHTLSEEEIQAEQKMLQNLLGFTAEEAKLMLKQARDKSDQSASLYDFTSQLRDLAQSERFELIKSMWVIAFADGVLDPIEESVIRKVAELIYLDHNEFIRAKLEAQGE, from the coding sequence ATGTTTAATAAGATCCAATCACTGTTTAAAGAGCTGCTTGAAGGAGAAGACCTTTCTAGCCAAGCGAAATCCGAACCAAAGCTCGCTATGGCGGCTCTTCTTTGTGAAGTTTCAAAGGCCGACCACACTCTATCTGAAGAAGAGATACAAGCCGAACAAAAGATGTTACAAAACCTGCTAGGGTTCACCGCCGAAGAAGCCAAACTGATGCTTAAACAGGCACGCGATAAGTCTGATCAGTCTGCATCCCTGTATGACTTCACCTCACAACTTAGAGACCTCGCTCAATCAGAACGTTTTGAATTGATCAAAAGTATGTGGGTTATCGCCTTTGCAGACGGTGTGCTCGACCCAATTGAAGAGTCTGTGATTCGCAAGGTGGCCGAGCTTATCTACCTCGACCACAACGAGTTTATTCGCGCCAAGCTTGAAGCTCAGGGTGAATAA
- a CDS encoding 3'-5' exonuclease: MNFNRVVCFDLEMCCWNVDGKGTTGEIIEIGLAEIDLAKQEIVKRAQYYVKPEKDEVSLFCTELTGITPRKIEKQGRPLDSVIKSMIKNFGGANKIYASWGRDDLIFQAECEAKGIDFPFVEFLNLATIYRIQHRLKDKRIGHRAAQEALEIEWEGRQHSGYTDAYNLAKLALKML; the protein is encoded by the coding sequence ATGAATTTTAATCGAGTGGTCTGTTTTGACCTTGAAATGTGCTGTTGGAATGTCGATGGAAAGGGCACGACCGGCGAAATTATAGAGATTGGTTTGGCGGAGATTGATCTCGCTAAACAAGAAATCGTCAAACGCGCCCAATATTATGTGAAGCCGGAAAAAGACGAGGTCTCTCTTTTTTGTACTGAGTTGACCGGAATTACGCCTCGAAAGATAGAAAAGCAGGGGCGACCTCTAGATTCTGTCATTAAGTCCATGATCAAGAATTTCGGTGGTGCCAACAAGATCTACGCGAGTTGGGGGCGTGATGACCTGATTTTTCAGGCCGAGTGTGAGGCGAAGGGAATAGATTTCCCGTTCGTAGAGTTTCTTAACCTAGCGACCATCTATCGCATCCAGCATAGACTGAAAGACAAACGTATCGGCCATAGAGCGGCGCAAGAAGCGTTAGAAATAGAGTGGGAGGGGCGCCAGCATTCTGGTTACACCGACGCTTATAATCTGGCAAAACTTGCGTTAAAAATGCTGTAG
- a CDS encoding DUF2760 domain-containing protein, whose protein sequence is MIIDLSSVPQTIDMLHAGLAVSSVALLAIAIARKPKTVEKIVEKPVEKIVEVEKPVEKIVEVEKVVEVEKVVEKVVEVESKLKTASTDSALQLLSLMQQEARLIDFLNEDVSAFSDEEVGAAARVIHGGGKKVLDEYLTLAPVRTEEEETQVTIPEGFDAQQIRLVGNVTGNAPFNGTLIHKGWKVENITLPKLAENYDAKIIAPAEVEL, encoded by the coding sequence ATGATTATCGACCTATCATCGGTACCACAAACTATCGACATGCTTCACGCTGGCCTTGCCGTTTCGAGCGTTGCCCTTCTTGCCATCGCGATTGCTAGAAAACCAAAAACCGTCGAGAAAATCGTAGAAAAACCAGTAGAGAAGATCGTTGAGGTTGAAAAGCCGGTTGAGAAAATCGTTGAAGTAGAGAAAGTTGTCGAAGTTGAGAAAGTCGTAGAGAAGGTTGTTGAGGTTGAATCGAAACTGAAAACGGCTTCTACCGACAGCGCACTGCAACTGCTATCTCTGATGCAGCAAGAAGCTCGCCTTATCGATTTCCTAAATGAAGACGTCAGTGCATTCAGTGACGAAGAAGTGGGCGCAGCTGCTCGCGTTATCCACGGTGGTGGTAAGAAAGTACTGGATGAGTACTTAACCCTTGCCCCAGTTCGCACCGAAGAAGAAGAAACTCAGGTCACTATCCCTGAAGGCTTCGATGCACAGCAAATCCGCCTAGTGGGCAACGTAACTGGCAATGCGCCATTTAACGGCACCCTTATTCACAAAGGTTGGAAGGTAGAAAACATCACCCTGCCTAAGCTTGCTGAAAACTACGACGCTAAGATCATTGCCCCTGCGGAGGTTGAGCTGTAA
- a CDS encoding Hsp70 family protein produces the protein MSESAKYILGIDLGTTHSVLSYTEKHLEDASVEIMPIPQLTAPGQVESLNQLGSFIYQASEHEMGEGSRSLPWTTTSEALVGAVARKLGSKTPLRLVASAKSWLCHSAVNRREAFLPAGSPEEIAKVSPLRATELYLQHLKNAWDHANPEHPLTSQDVTITVPASFDPAARDLTAEAARNLGIEHLTLLEEPQAALYNWIEKTGDDWRNQLSVGDVVLVVDVGGGTTDLSLVAVTEEEGNLTLDRVAVGEHILLGGDNMDLALAYRLKMKLAQEGKDLQPWQIQAITHACRDAKEALLKDQELESVPIVVPSRGSKLLGSTLKTDLTKQEVKETLVDGFFPVVDIDEHPVQKSRGALTQMGLPYAQDAGITRHIAAFLAKQSDSTQNVFGGMFGQQEKPDFVKPTAVLFNGGVLKAEALSERLIEVINLWLNDADAESAKLLEGSDLDLAVASGAAYYGHVRQGKGVRIRGGIASSYYVGIESAMPAIPGMAPPMEALCVAPFGMEEGSSVEVTDKEFGLIIGQPVHFQFYGSTTRRDDIAGTHLDYWREDELEELPEIHVTLDATDGRQVGDVVAVTLAARVTELGTLYLEAIAKDNGQKWHVEFDVRDEA, from the coding sequence ATGAGCGAGTCTGCAAAGTACATTCTTGGTATCGACCTTGGTACCACACACAGTGTTCTTTCATACACTGAAAAACACCTTGAAGATGCCTCTGTTGAGATCATGCCGATCCCTCAGCTGACCGCGCCTGGTCAGGTAGAAAGCCTAAATCAGTTGGGATCTTTCATCTACCAAGCAAGTGAGCATGAAATGGGTGAAGGCTCTCGCAGCCTGCCTTGGACTACGACTTCAGAAGCCCTAGTGGGTGCGGTTGCGCGCAAACTAGGTAGCAAGACCCCTCTTCGCTTAGTAGCAAGTGCTAAATCTTGGCTATGCCATTCAGCGGTTAACCGCCGTGAAGCCTTTCTTCCAGCAGGCAGCCCAGAGGAGATCGCTAAGGTTTCACCACTACGCGCAACTGAGCTTTATCTTCAACACCTAAAGAATGCTTGGGATCATGCTAATCCTGAGCATCCTTTAACTTCACAAGATGTGACCATCACAGTGCCTGCGTCATTTGACCCAGCGGCACGTGATCTAACTGCTGAGGCAGCGCGCAATCTTGGCATCGAACATTTAACTCTTCTAGAAGAGCCTCAAGCGGCACTTTATAACTGGATTGAAAAAACCGGCGATGATTGGCGTAACCAGCTAAGCGTTGGTGATGTAGTGCTAGTTGTGGATGTAGGCGGTGGTACAACCGACCTTTCACTAGTTGCTGTAACCGAAGAGGAAGGTAACCTAACTCTAGACCGTGTCGCGGTTGGTGAGCATATCCTGCTTGGCGGTGACAACATGGACCTAGCTCTAGCGTATCGCCTGAAGATGAAGTTGGCTCAAGAGGGTAAAGACCTTCAGCCTTGGCAAATCCAAGCCATTACCCACGCGTGTCGTGACGCAAAAGAAGCCCTACTTAAAGACCAAGAGCTTGAATCTGTGCCAATCGTAGTACCAAGCCGAGGTTCAAAGCTTCTAGGCAGCACACTTAAGACTGATCTAACCAAACAAGAAGTGAAAGAGACCCTAGTAGACGGTTTCTTCCCTGTGGTTGATATCGACGAGCATCCAGTTCAAAAATCTCGCGGTGCACTGACTCAAATGGGTCTGCCATACGCACAAGATGCGGGCATTACTCGTCACATTGCTGCCTTCCTTGCAAAACAATCTGATTCCACTCAGAACGTGTTTGGTGGCATGTTTGGCCAACAAGAGAAACCAGACTTTGTTAAGCCAACCGCTGTGCTATTTAACGGTGGTGTACTAAAAGCAGAAGCCCTATCTGAGCGTCTGATTGAAGTGATCAACCTTTGGCTAAACGACGCTGATGCAGAGTCTGCAAAACTGTTGGAAGGTTCTGACCTTGACCTAGCAGTGGCATCTGGCGCAGCTTATTACGGTCACGTTCGTCAAGGCAAAGGCGTTCGTATCCGCGGCGGTATTGCATCGAGCTACTACGTGGGTATCGAGAGCGCGATGCCAGCTATCCCAGGTATGGCGCCTCCAATGGAAGCGCTGTGTGTGGCTCCATTTGGTATGGAAGAAGGCTCTTCAGTTGAAGTTACTGACAAAGAGTTTGGCCTTATTATCGGTCAGCCAGTTCACTTCCAATTCTACGGCTCAACCACCCGTCGTGATGACATCGCGGGTACTCACCTAGATTACTGGCGTGAAGATGAGCTTGAAGAGCTGCCAGAGATCCACGTAACCCTTGATGCTACAGACGGTCGCCAAGTCGGTGACGTGGTTGCGGTTACCCTAGCCGCTCGCGTAACAGAACTAGGTACTCTATACCTAGAAGCTATCGCTAAAGACAATGGCCAGAAATGGCATGTCGAATTCGACGTGCGCGACGAAGCGTAA